A stretch of DNA from Bacteroidota bacterium:
GACGTAGCCCGCAGCAACAGATCATCGAATGTTATGCCTTTGTGCGTGAGCTTGAGGCGAAAAAAGAAACCCTATTGGTACAAATTCTTGATCTGCTGACAAAGCAAGGTATTCGCATTTTACCTTTTCTGGCGTTGTCGAAAGATCAGCAACATCTCATGCGTGAACATTACATTCAAAATATCTTCCCCCTAGTTACCCCACAAGCCATTGGTAAAGCACATCCGTTCCCTTTTATCTCTAACCTGTCGCTAAATTTACTAACAGGTGTTTGCGATGCAGAAACTGATAATGTGACCCTAGTAAGAATTAAAGTCCCGGTCAGTGCCAGTGTGCCGCGCTTTATTCAGGTAGGCACTGAGCAGCTGTACGTAGCACTGGGTGATTTGATTGCCAATAATCTTGACTTGCTTTTTCCCGGCATGAAGATAGCTTTTTGCGATTTGTTCCGGGTGACGCGAAATGCCATCACTGAAAAAGATGAAGAGCAGGCCGATGACCTTTTGCAAATGATTGAATCAGAATTGCGCGAGCGTAAATTTGCACCGGTCGTTCGTCTGGAAGTTACAGCAACGATGGGAAAATTGCAAAGCGGAATGCTGGCGGCCGAATTGGGGCTCAATGAAGAGCAAGATGTTTTTGTCGTTGACCAGCGAATGGCCATGACGGACCTATTTCAGATTGCCGGCATTGCCCGGGCCGATTTGCAGGCGCCACCTCACCATCCCTGCGATCATCCAAAACTGTCGGGAGTTCCGAATATTTTTCACGCCATTCGCGAGCAAGGCAGCATTCTATTGCAGCATCCTTATGAATCTTTTGTAACCACCGTTGAGCGCTTTGTGAAAGAGGCCAGCCGCGATTCTCACGTACAAGCGATTAAAATGACGCTGTATCGCACCTCGGCAGGCACCAAGATTGTTCAATACCTGATTGATGCTGCGTTAAACGGCAAACAAGTGACAGTCGTCGTCGAGTTAAAAGCACGCTTTGATGAATCCGCCAATATTAAATGGGCGCAACATTTGGAAAAAGCTGGCATTCATGTGACTTACGGCGTGGTGGGTTTGAAAACGCACAGCAAAGTGATTTATGTTGTTCGTCAGGATTATGACGGCCTGCGCCGATACGCCCATATCGGTACGGGTAACTACCATGCCGGTACAGCAAGGCTTTATACCGACCTGGGCATTTTGACCTGCGATAAAAAAATAGGTGAAGAACTGACAGAATTGTTCAATTATTTGACGACCGGCCTCGTACCCAAACGCAACTATCAAGATTTGCTGATAGCACCTAACAAGTTAAAAACAAAGCTATTGGAGAAAATCGATAGGGAAATTAGCAAAAATTCTGCAAGTTCGCCTGGCTTAATTCAGTTCAAAATGAATGCATTGGAAGATGTAGACATTACTGCCGCTCTTTATCGAGCGGCGCAGGCGGGTGTAAAAATTGATCTTATTATTCGTGATACCTGCCGGTTAAGACCCGGTATTGCTGGATTATCTGAAAACATACGGGTTATTTGTATTATAGGCCGATTTTTAGAACATTCCCGCATCTATTATTTTCAGAATGGCGGGGAAGAAGAATATTTTATTGGCTCTGCTGATTGTATGCAGCGTAATCTGGAGAGCCGTGTGGAAGTCGTTACACCCATTCAAAAACCAGAACTGCAAACGGCATTGCGGCAAATATTATCGCTGCAACTGAGCAATCAGCGCAGTGTCTGGGAAATGCAATCTAACGGCCAATATATTCAATTGCAACCCAAAGATAAACAATTGGGCATCCAGGAGTTGTTGATTACATTAGCTAACGAGCGTTTTGATGAAGCCTATATCAGCAATACACCTAAAAAAACAAAAAAAGCGCTTTTAAAACGTCGGCTGAAATGAATCGAGCTTATCTGGAGGTGAATACCAATGCTGTTATCGGCCTCCAACTTAAGCCGAGACAGTTAATCTAAAGAATCGTTCGTGGTGAGCTTGTCGAGCCATGAACCACAAGCCCTTCGGCCAGTTCAGGGCGAAGGGTTGTCCCGCCTAAAGTGGGTAGTCCTGTTGTCTTAATCCGAAAATACCATTAAATTCCAAGAATGAAATAATGAACTTTTTGAATAAATACCATCAAAGTCAATGCAATTAACAATTATTCTAAGTTCTGTGCTGCTAAAAAAATGACAATATTAATAAAAAGGATTAAGGAGATATTCGATAAATAGAATAGGCGGACTCATCATAAATTTTAAAGAATCAAAGATAGACTGCTCCGAATTTATACAAGCCGTTACTTAATCAATACTAGTCGGAAAGCTTTAATAGATCTTAAATTAAGAGGCTAACTCATATGAATACAAATAAAAAGATTTTATTTTTACTGGCTGGGGCAATACTCTTGACTTCCTGCGCTACTTCAAAAAAAGAAGAAATTCAAGCAGGGGGTTCAAAAACAAGCAAGACAGTACAACAAGTCATTGACGACTTAGGCTTAGTCTATGTTGAAGATGGGGCAAATTCTATTATTACTTACGATGAAGTGAATGCAGCACAGCAAGCGTGGTGTGATGCTTTGGTAAAAATAGGTAAATTGAAAGAAGAAGGTGGCGATTACAAGGCTTATGCTGAAAAGGTGCTTTCTGAAGCTTACAACTATGATTACGGGAAGGTGTTTTTTAAGCCTACATTGGCTTTCGGCGACCAGACATTTAGAAACACTAAAAAAGGCGCATTGGCTTATTTTATTGGCGGTGATCTTGATTATCCAAATGACAAAGGTTTTGCCCTTACACCATGGGTTAAGGCACGATACGATAACGCAGGTAATACCAATGAAGGTATACAAATATATGGTTCGGTCGCTATAACAATGGGTAATGTTTGGGTTACCGACAAGACCGGTAAAGAAGTCATGGTAGATAAAACTTGGGTCTTCAAAAAAGGAAAAGACGGGAAACTCAGGA
This window harbors:
- the ppk1 gene encoding polyphosphate kinase 1 encodes the protein MTSSNQTLPPEPSNQLIDLNAPEWYLNRELTWLEFNKRVLWEAEDPRTPLLERVKFIAIVSANLDEFFMKRIGGLKQQVGAGISELSVDGRSPQQQIIECYAFVRELEAKKETLLVQILDLLTKQGIRILPFLALSKDQQHLMREHYIQNIFPLVTPQAIGKAHPFPFISNLSLNLLTGVCDAETDNVTLVRIKVPVSASVPRFIQVGTEQLYVALGDLIANNLDLLFPGMKIAFCDLFRVTRNAITEKDEEQADDLLQMIESELRERKFAPVVRLEVTATMGKLQSGMLAAELGLNEEQDVFVVDQRMAMTDLFQIAGIARADLQAPPHHPCDHPKLSGVPNIFHAIREQGSILLQHPYESFVTTVERFVKEASRDSHVQAIKMTLYRTSAGTKIVQYLIDAALNGKQVTVVVELKARFDESANIKWAQHLEKAGIHVTYGVVGLKTHSKVIYVVRQDYDGLRRYAHIGTGNYHAGTARLYTDLGILTCDKKIGEELTELFNYLTTGLVPKRNYQDLLIAPNKLKTKLLEKIDREISKNSASSPGLIQFKMNALEDVDITAALYRAAQAGVKIDLIIRDTCRLRPGIAGLSENIRVICIIGRFLEHSRIYYFQNGGEEEYFIGSADCMQRNLESRVEVVTPIQKPELQTALRQILSLQLSNQRSVWEMQSNGQYIQLQPKDKQLGIQELLITLANERFDEAYISNTPKKTKKALLKRRLK